GCAGCCCcgaggcgagcggcggcgccggcgcgtcgATGATCCTGGCGGGCTGCCCCCGGTGCATGATGTACGTGATGCTATCGCGGGAGGACCCCAAGTGCCCCAAGTGCCACAGCACCGTGCTCCTCGACTTcaacgacggcggcgccgaccaGCGCCACGTCGGCTCCGGCAACAAGGGCAAGCGCGGCTGATCGATGACCTGCCGCCATGACGATTATCCGATGAAACACTTTCCGTAGCTGCGTACTGGAGTATCCATCTCTTCTTGTTAGTACTCGTGTTTGTGTTGGTCGTGTGTCGCGTGTTCGTTGGTGTGATCAAAACGGAATTATTCCGTAGACCCGTTCCTCCATGGACCAACCAGGAGATACGCGTAAGCTAGCTTAACCAGATCCCCTGCCTGCAGTGCAGGGGCTTTGGTGGTTTTTGTGTGTGTCGGACATTAGGGTGCCAATGGAACGGGTCTAGGTAATAATTCCGCGCCGCTTCGATGTGTTCTCTGTACGAGTGATGGTGTAGTAGTGTGATCTCTGGTGAAAGTTGCATGTGTTGTTTGTACGGGCTGGTACTGCCAAGGATTAAGATTTTGTCTTGGAGGTTTTATAGACGGCAGTAATGCTCATGTCTCGGGCGCCCAGGCACTGGCACTGCCACAGCTTGACGCCGCATAAATACGCTGCAGTGACGTGGGAAATAGCGGTGGGTGCATTTCATACGGACCGACGTCGAGCTAGCGGCTAGTTAGGCAGCTCATCGCTAATAAACTCGCGCACATGATCCAGCACTGCGTCCGTCGAATCATATATACACGTTTAGATACGTACTACGTACGTACACTGGCATAATTAACTGAAGAAACTTATATTTCTCTGAATACTCCTACAAATATGCATATATACTCCTTGTTAAATGTATGCGCACAAGTAACACAATGTAATCATGAAATTGGTAGGGGCCAAAATGCAGGCAGGGAGGCGATCTATGTAAGAATATCGAAAGTTCAGACGTattcttttttctgcaaaacaagtttgcttgttttttggttgggacttgggagagAAAGATGAGAGCAAGGCAGGCACAGGGAGATGCCGGGTGGTTAGAGTCATTCAAAGGGGAGACTATTGCGGATTAACTCGCTTTTAAACCCAAAATAAATGCACGAGTAATTGGAGGACAGTTGAGGCCGGGCGCAATAAGAAGGGGGGATCGTGTCAGGGTGGTGCATGATGCATCAAAACCACAGTTCATGCCAACCCAGCTTGTCGCTTCAATGCATTGTTTGTTGCAAGACAAGGCCGAATTGATTGGCACACTGCTTCGAGCCAGCCAGCCCACTAAATGGCGCCCTCATTTGTGCCTGCCTGGTACGCACTCCACTCCACTCCACTAGTACTGTAGTAGTACTCGCTACGCTCTACGGACGCACTGTACCCTCTTCTCAGTCTTCTGCACGCAGAATCAAGCC
The Brachypodium distachyon strain Bd21 chromosome 2, Brachypodium_distachyon_v3.0, whole genome shotgun sequence genome window above contains:
- the LOC100831341 gene encoding uncharacterized protein LOC100831341: MSRNNGKGPKLDLRLNFSRLRGTGAGGGPSSAAAAAVPGGSNSPRRMSSSSSSSASPPSSCVSSEGSPEASGGAGASMILAGCPRCMMYVMLSREDPKCPKCHSTVLLDFNDGGADQRHVGSGNKGKRG